The following nucleotide sequence is from marine bacterium B5-7.
TGTGGCGAAGTCGACGAGACTTTATCAACTCAACAAGTCACCCTATGTGGTTGGGTGCATCGCCGTCGTGATCATGGCGGTGTGATATTTATTGATTTACGTGATCGTGAAGGCGTGGTGCAGGTGGTTTTTAATCCTGAACAAGCAGAAATGTTTGCGATGGCAGAGGGCCTGAGAAATGAGTTTGTGATTCAAGTGACGGGCTCGGTAAAACTGCGTCCAGATGGCATGATTAACGATAAAATTCGTTCCGGTAAAATAGAAGTCGTTGCGGATGCCATTACGATTTTAAACACCGCGGTGCCGCCACCCTTTATGCTAGATGAGCATCAGCAAGTCTCAGAAGAAGTCCGTTTGAAATATCGTTACATGGATCTTCGTCGTCCCGACATGATGGCTAAATTTAAATTGCGTGCGGCGGTTTGTCGCGTGATGCGCGATTACTTTAATGCGGAAGGTTTCCTTGATGTGGAAACACCTGTGTTAACGAAAGCAACACCGGAAGGCGCACGTGATTATTTGGTACCGAGCCGCACACATCCTGGAGAGTTTTTTGCTTTACCGCAATCTCCCCAATTGTTTAAGCAATTGTTAATGGTGTCAGGTTTTGATCGCTATTATCAAATCGTCAAATGTTTCCGTGATGAAGATTTGCGTTTAGATCGTCAACCTGAATTTACGCAGCTGGATGTGGAAGCAAGCTTTGTGGATGAAGCGCAAATTCAAGCGTGGACAGAAGGCTTGATGGTGAAGATTTTCAAGGAAGTGATGCAGTTAGAATTGTCTGGACCTTTTGAGCGCATGACCTACGCAGAAGCGATGCAACGTTATGGATCCGATAAGCCGGATTTGCGCGTTCCCTTAGAATTTGTTGATATTGCAGACTTAATGCAATCGGTGGAGTTTAAAGTATTTTCTCAGCCGGCAAATGATGCGGGTTCTCGTGTTGTTGCTTTAAAAGTACCGGGCGGCGCAGATATATCGCGCAAAGAGATTGATGGATATACGAAATTTGCAGGCATTTATGGTGCAAAAGGCTTGGCCTACATTAAAGTCAATGATTTGAGTGCTGGTCAAGATGGATTACAGTCACCGATTATTAAATTTTTAACACCAGACGTTGTTGATGGCATTGTTAAACGCGTTGATGCTAAAACGGGTGATATTATTTTCTTTGGCGCGGATAAAGCGAAAGTAGTTAACGAAGCCTTGGGCGCACTGCGTGTGAAGATTGGACACGAACGTGGCTTAGCAGAAAAAGCATGGCGTTTCTTGTGGGTGACAAATTTCCCAATGTTTGAATACAGTGATGGGCGTTATTATGCAATGCATCATCCATTCACGCAGCCAGATGCTAAGACTGAAGACATCGATCCTGCGACGACGACAGCGCGCGCTTACGATTTAGTCTTAAATGGCTTTGAATTGGGTGGTGGCTCGGTGCGTATTCACGATCAAACCATGCAGGATGCCGTATTTAAATTATTAGGTTTAAGCGAAGAAGAAGCGAAAGACAAATTTGGATTCTTCCTAGATGCTTTAAAACATGGTTGTCCACCGCATGCGGGGATTGCCTTTGGGATTGATCGTATCGCGATGTTGCTTACTGAATCTGATTCCATTCGCGATGTGATTGCCTTCCCTAAAACTCAGACAGCCAGTTGTCCGTTAACGAATGCACCCCAAGCGGTGGATAGCAAACAATTGTTAGAGCTGGGTATCAAAGTTAACAAGCCGGCGGGTGAAAAAGTCCACGGTTAAAGGAGTGACGAATATGGAATCCTCTTTTCAAAAGCTTATACAAGGTTACCAAACCTTCCGTGAAAAATACGCGACGGGCGATGAATCGGTGATGCGTCGTTTGGCGGTGCACGGTCAACAACCGCAAGTGATGGTGGTGGCATGTAGTGATTCACGTGTCGATCCAGCTTTGTTATTGCAATGTGAGCCAGGTGAATTGTTCATGGTGCGCAATGTCGCGAATATTATTCCCCCTTGTGCCGCTGACGATGCCATGCATGGGGTGAGTGCTGCGCTAGAATTTGGAATTTGTCATTTGCAGGTGAAACACTTAATTATTTTAGGTCACAGTGCGTGTGGTGGGATTAGCGCCTTGCTTAAACAAACAGAAACACGGCCGGGTTCCTTTATTAATCGCTGGATGTCGGTGATTGATTCACACGAGGGTGATGATCCTGATGACGTAGCAAAACAAGCGCTGCATCAATCTCACAGTAATAGCTTAACTTTTCCGTGGTTAAAAGAGCGGGTGGATGCGAAGCAATTGGCAATCCATCGTTGGTTTTTCAATATTCACGATGGTGAAATTCAGGCATACGATGCAAACAAACACACGTTTGAACCCTTAGCATGATGCCACTGTCATCCCGCGCTTGATGCGGGATCTCCGTCAGTTACTACCAGATACACGCATATGAGGATTACATAGTTATGGCAGGTCACAGTAAATGGGCGAACATCAAACATAAAAAAGGCAAAGAAGACGCGAAGCGCGGGAAGCTTTTTACAAAACTTATTCGAGAAATTGTTGTTGCGGCAAAACTCGGTGGAGGTGATGTGAGTTCAAATCCGCGTTTGCGAGATGCGGTCGCCAAAGCGTTAGCCGGCAATATGACGAGAGATACCATTGACCGCGCGGTTAAACGCGGTGCGGGTGATCAAGATGGTGCGGATATGGAAGATATGCGCTACGAAGGCTATGGACCTGCGGGCGTGGCCGTGATGGTGGACTGCTTGACGGATAATCGTAATCGTACTGTCGCAGAAGTACGCCATGCTTTTAGTAAGAGCGGTGGCAATTTAGGAACCGATGGTTCAGTTGCTTATCTGTTTGAAAAACAAGGTCAGTTACACTTTGACAGTGACGTTGACGAAGACAAGCTCATGGAGGTCGCACTAGAGGCAGGTGCAGATGACGTGCAAACTAACGATGATGGCAGTGCTAGCGTGATCACGGCCCCAGAGGATTTCGCTGCAGTTCAAGAAGCGATGCAAGCAGCTGATTTAACCCCCGCGCATGCAGACATCGTCATGCAAGCGAGTACCGCGGTGGATATTGCCGATCAAGACACCGCAGAGAAATTTATGCGCCTGGTCGATATGCTAGAAGATCTTGATGACGTGCAAACGGTTTCTAGCAATGCGGATATTAGCGATGATGTCTTGGCGAAACTGTCTTAGACTTAAAAAGAATCTCACCACCCTTATCAATCCCCCCGCGAATTCCGTGCTTTTTTGAGCGGCGGTTCTTCATCTGCCGTCACACCCTTGTCTGAGGCAACCGACGCGTCACTCACTGCGGGCAAGCTCCTGCTCGCAACACTTGATGCGGCAGGAAAAAAATGAGGGCCCGCGGTTTGTTGTGCAGCTAGCTGCGCCTCAAGTGCTTTTACTCTCGCTTCCGCCGCCTGCCTCTTAACCCGAAACTGTTGCGTCTCAGCCTGCAACCGTGCTGCCTGTGCCTGCAACTGTTGCGTCTCAGCCTGCAACTGTTGCGTCTCAGCCCGCAACCGTGCTGCTTGTGCCTGGTCCGCAGCAGCACGCTGTAACAAAATATTATGATACGGTGCCACAAATGTATCCCACGCCGAACGAATATGCGCTTCACTCTCGCCATGACCCAACGCAGGCGTTTGAATGACTGTCACTAGAACCGCCGTTAACTGTTTTTCATCTAACTGCTCAAAATCAATCTTGCGCACTAATGCTGCCGCCAAGTCACCATTACCACAACGTTGAGACAAGGTACGTTGCAAGCGTATCCGAATTTCCTGCTTCTTCGCACCATCTTTCAGAAACTCACTGAGCAACGCGCGTTTGAGTAGCGGTTTTTCATCCGCAATTTCTGTCTCACGTTGAGATGCAGGTATCTTCCCTGCGGCAATGTCTGCATCCACCATCTCCGCCGCAAACTGCGCCGCATATGCCTCTGCCGCGCGATCTGCCTCGCGCTCATATTTTGCCTGTCTATCTTTTGGCATAATCACTATCCTCCATCATAATTACCCTTTTCCCGACGAACGCCGTGCTTTTTTGAGCGGCGGCTCATCGGCCTTCAGATCCTTATCTAACTCAAGTGACGCATCATGCACTTCTCCTGGCACCACGTCCATCGGGCGTCCTGAGGTGGCAGAAAAGAAAGGTAGTCCCGCTGCTTGTTGCGAGGCTAATTGTGCTTCCTCCGATGCCTGTGCACGTCTAGCAATTTTGACTGGATCTCGATCTGCATGCATGTCCAATATTTTTTGATCCATTACCTCAACCACAGGGTTTGGGTTCGGCCTTAACAGATAATCTTGTTTGCTACGTAAGTGGCTAGCCGAACTGTACTAAATAGGTTGGTTATATCGTGCCTATTCTGTCTTTTTTGCGGATTTCTGCGCAGCTCACGATTGAGTCTAAAATGATCTGGGGAGGGTGTTTTTTAGCGTTTAAGCATAAAATACCCTTATTCTGTGACAAGGTTTGTCACAAACTACCCTTACTTTGTGACAAGAAATGGCATAAACTACCCTTATTCTATGACAGACAGCATCGGGTATTAGGTAAACTATGATAGAGCGACAGATTCTCACATCACTGCGCCAGTGGAGAGCAGATAAGCAACGTAAACCGTTAATTTTAAGAGGTGCACGCCAAGTAGGTAAAACGAGTGTCGTAGAGCTGTTTGGACAAGAGTTTGATCAATTTATTTCATTAAATTTAGAAATTACAGAAGAGCGAGTATTGTTTGAACGTGAGTTACCCATTGATAAATTAGTGCAGTCTATATTTTTTCATAAAAACTGTACGCGAGACAATAAGAAAACTTTGTTATTTCTTGATGAGATTCAACACTCCCCGGAAGCCGTCGCGATATTACGTTACTTCTATGAAAAGGTCCCCGATCTTTATGTCATTGCGGCCGGATCTTTATTAGAAACGCTCATTGATAAACAGGTGAGCTTTCCTGTTGGCCGTGTCGAATACATGTATCTATTTCCTCTAAGCTTTCTAGAGTATTTAAAAGCGGTAGGGGAAGTACAAGCTGCAGAGATGCTGCAAGTGAATGAAGTCCCACCAAATTATGCGCATGAAAAACTATTAGGGTTATTTCATCAGTACACGATGATAGGGGGCATGCCAGAAGTTGTCGCGCATTATGCAGAACACCAAGATTTAACAGCGCTACAAAAAATATATAATAGTCTTTTAGTTGGTTACCAAGATGATGTGGAGAAATATGCTGAGAGTGCGGCACAAGCGCGTATTATGCGTCATATTGTTCGGCATGTGCCTTTAAATGCTGGAGAACGCATTAAGTTTGAAGGCTTTGGGCAATCAAACTATCGATCTCGGGAAGTGGGAGAAGCATTTCGCATGTTAGAAAAATCGATGTTGCTGCAACTCACTTATCCCACGATCAGAACGGAACCGCCTTTTGAGTCTAACCAGAAAAAATCACCTAGATTACAATTCTTGGATACAGGTTTAATGAATCACAGTGTGGGTTTGCAAAAAGAGTTTATTCAATTAAAGGATTTAAATAATTTATATCGTGGAAAATTAACAGAACATATTGTTGGCCAGCAACTGCTAAGTACCGGATTACTCAAGAATAATGAACTGATGTTTTGGGTACGCGATAAAGCACAATCAAGCGCTGAAGTTGATTTTGTTTTGCCACGAGGCAATATGCTGTTACCGATTGAGGTTAAATCAGGGGCAACCGGTGCACTACGATCCTTGCACTCATTTATGGAAAGAACCGCTGGAAAGAAAGCCATACGATTGTATGCGGGAGAGTCTAGCGTTGAAACCATACAAACAGCCAATGGACACAGTTATGAATTACAGCACCTGCCGTATTATTTAGCTGGCGATTGGTTGCTGGAGAGCGCATGACCACCATACTCGGCATTGACCCCGGTTCGCGGGCGACAGGCTTCGGCATTGTACAACTAGACGGCAAGACACCGCGCTATGTGACCAGTGGCTGCATCTCCGTGGCAGATAAACCCTTAGCTGAGCGATTAAGCACCATTTATCAACATTTATCCGAACTCATCGGCGAATACCATGTCACAGAAGCGGCCATCGAAAGTGTTTTCATGCATGTTAATCCCTCGAGTGCTTTAAAATTAGGACAAGCGCGGGGTGCGGCTATTGTCGCGGTTGGCCAACATCAAGTACCATTAGCTGAGTACGCGCCGCGAGCGATAAAACAAGCCGTTGTGGGTTATGGCGCAGCAAAAAAAGATCAAATGCAACACATGGTAAAAC
It contains:
- the aspS gene encoding aspartate--tRNA(Asp/Asn) ligase; this encodes MANTARTQYCGEVDETLSTQQVTLCGWVHRRRDHGGVIFIDLRDREGVVQVVFNPEQAEMFAMAEGLRNEFVIQVTGSVKLRPDGMINDKIRSGKIEVVADAITILNTAVPPPFMLDEHQQVSEEVRLKYRYMDLRRPDMMAKFKLRAAVCRVMRDYFNAEGFLDVETPVLTKATPEGARDYLVPSRTHPGEFFALPQSPQLFKQLLMVSGFDRYYQIVKCFRDEDLRLDRQPEFTQLDVEASFVDEAQIQAWTEGLMVKIFKEVMQLELSGPFERMTYAEAMQRYGSDKPDLRVPLEFVDIADLMQSVEFKVFSQPANDAGSRVVALKVPGGADISRKEIDGYTKFAGIYGAKGLAYIKVNDLSAGQDGLQSPIIKFLTPDVVDGIVKRVDAKTGDIIFFGADKAKVVNEALGALRVKIGHERGLAEKAWRFLWVTNFPMFEYSDGRYYAMHHPFTQPDAKTEDIDPATTTARAYDLVLNGFELGGGSVRIHDQTMQDAVFKLLGLSEEEAKDKFGFFLDALKHGCPPHAGIAFGIDRIAMLLTESDSIRDVIAFPKTQTASCPLTNAPQAVDSKQLLELGIKVNKPAGEKVHG
- a CDS encoding carbonic anhydrase, with protein sequence MESSFQKLIQGYQTFREKYATGDESVMRRLAVHGQQPQVMVVACSDSRVDPALLLQCEPGELFMVRNVANIIPPCAADDAMHGVSAALEFGICHLQVKHLIILGHSACGGISALLKQTETRPGSFINRWMSVIDSHEGDDPDDVAKQALHQSHSNSLTFPWLKERVDAKQLAIHRWFFNIHDGEIQAYDANKHTFEPLA
- a CDS encoding putative transcriptional regulatory protein — encoded protein: MAGHSKWANIKHKKGKEDAKRGKLFTKLIREIVVAAKLGGGDVSSNPRLRDAVAKALAGNMTRDTIDRAVKRGAGDQDGADMEDMRYEGYGPAGVAVMVDCLTDNRNRTVAEVRHAFSKSGGNLGTDGSVAYLFEKQGQLHFDSDVDEDKLMEVALEAGADDVQTNDDGSASVITAPEDFAAVQEAMQAADLTPAHADIVMQASTAVDIADQDTAEKFMRLVDMLEDLDDVQTVSSNADISDDVLAKLS
- a CDS encoding ATPase, translated to MIERQILTSLRQWRADKQRKPLILRGARQVGKTSVVELFGQEFDQFISLNLEITEERVLFERELPIDKLVQSIFFHKNCTRDNKKTLLFLDEIQHSPEAVAILRYFYEKVPDLYVIAAGSLLETLIDKQVSFPVGRVEYMYLFPLSFLEYLKAVGEVQAAEMLQVNEVPPNYAHEKLLGLFHQYTMIGGMPEVVAHYAEHQDLTALQKIYNSLLVGYQDDVEKYAESAAQARIMRHIVRHVPLNAGERIKFEGFGQSNYRSREVGEAFRMLEKSMLLQLTYPTIRTEPPFESNQKKSPRLQFLDTGLMNHSVGLQKEFIQLKDLNNLYRGKLTEHIVGQQLLSTGLLKNNELMFWVRDKAQSSAEVDFVLPRGNMLLPIEVKSGATGALRSLHSFMERTAGKKAIRLYAGESSVETIQTANGHSYELQHLPYYLAGDWLLESA
- the ruvC gene encoding crossover junction endodeoxyribonuclease RuvC — encoded protein: MTTILGIDPGSRATGFGIVQLDGKTPRYVTSGCISVADKPLAERLSTIYQHLSELIGEYHVTEAAIESVFMHVNPSSALKLGQARGAAIVAVGQHQVPLAEYAPRAIKQAVVGYGAAKKDQMQHMVKHLLNLSGTLQADAADALAVALCHVNHRARQQLEKNL